Proteins co-encoded in one Aspergillus luchuensis IFO 4308 DNA, chromosome 6, nearly complete sequence genomic window:
- a CDS encoding intradiol ring-cleavage dioxygenase (COG:Q;~EggNog:ENOG410PIXU;~InterPro:IPR015889;~SECRETED:SignalP(1-20);~go_function: GO:0005506 - iron ion binding [Evidence IEA];~go_function: GO:0016702 - oxidoreductase activity, acting on single donors with incorporation of molecular oxygen, incorporation of two atoms of oxygen [Evidence IEA];~go_process: GO:0055114 - oxidation-reduction process [Evidence IEA]) has translation MQLLQLKQAIALSLAGFAMAHPGAHEPSSFTDVSKRAFLHNAHRSLSQCAGQLKRNGVLERAASRRAAVFEQYKKRSLGLRDTEQVVNTSHHSSLDVTLNTPESELFSKDPVCILAPEGEVGPFWVKGELIRHDLSDGEPGVPLYIDGQFIDINTCEPIQDLYWDVWNCNSTGIYSGVQSSMNGNVNDTSNLDKTFLRGIQKTDADGVAGFKTVFPGHYSGRATHVHVIAHLGAEVLANNTLTGGHIPHIGQLFFDQDLISQVEATYPYNTNTVAITENADDHVVIVETEDSNSDPFFEYALLGDSIEDGVFGWITLGINVTASHDSSATYAASLTSSGGVVNEDASSGVDM, from the coding sequence atgcagcttcttcagctcaaGCAGGCGATTGCGCTGTCGCTGGCCGGTTTTGCTATGGCGCACCCGGGAGCCCATGAACCCAGCTCTTTTACTGATGTCTCCAAGCGTGCCTTCCTGCACAACGCCCACCGGAGTCTGAGCCAGTGTGCCGGACAGCTCAAGAGAAATGGCGTCCTTGAACGAGCTGCTTCTCGCCGCGCCGCCGTGTTTGAGCAGTACAAGAAGCGCTCCTTGGGTCTCCGCGATACGGAGCAGGTGGTCAACACCTCGCACCACTCCTCCCTCGATGTGACGCTCAACACTCCCGAGTCGGAGCTTTTCTCAAAGGACCCCGTGTGTATCCTAGCTCCCGAGGGTGAGGTTGGCCCCTTCTGGGTGAAGGGCGAGCTGATCCGACACGATCTCTCCGACGGAGAACCGGGTGTGCCTCTCTACATTGACGGCCAGTTCATCGACATCAACACCTGCGAACCCATCCAGGACCTCTACTGGGACGTCTGGAACTGCAACTCCACTGGAATCTACTCCGGAGTTCAAAGCAGCATGAACGGCAACGTCAATGACACTTCCAACCTCGACAAGACATTCCTCCGTGGCATTCAAAAGACTGATGCTGATGGCGTCGCGGGATTCAAGACCGTCTTCCCTGGACATTACTCGGGTCGCGCAACTCACGTCCATGTCATCGCCCACCTGGGTGCGGAGGTCCTCGCCAACAACACGCTGACGGGAGGCCATATCCCTCACATCGGCCAGCTGTTCTTCGACCAGGATCTGATCTCGCAGGTTGAAGCCACCTATCcctacaacaccaacaccgttGCCATTACCGAGAATGCCGACGATCATGTGGTCATCGTTGAGACAGAGGATAGCAACTCCGACCCCTTCTTCGAGTATGCTTTGCTGGGAGACTCGATCGAGGATGGTGTTTTTGGGTGGATTACCCTTGGAATCAATGTTACTGCCAGCCATGACAGCAGTGCTACATATGCTGCTAGCCTTACCTCTTCTGGCGGGGTTGTCAACGAAGATGCTTCGAGTGGCGTTGACATGTAA
- a CDS encoding uncharacterized protein (COG:K;~EggNog:ENOG410Q2P7;~InterPro:IPR036864,IPR007219,IPR001138;~PFAM:PF00172,PF04082;~TransMembrane:1 (o531-550i);~go_function: GO:0000981 - DNA-binding transcription factor activity, RNA polymerase II-specific [Evidence IEA];~go_function: GO:0003677 - DNA binding [Evidence IEA];~go_function: GO:0008270 - zinc ion binding [Evidence IEA];~go_process: GO:0006351 - transcription, DNA-templated [Evidence IEA];~go_process: GO:0006355 - regulation of transcription, DNA-templated [Evidence IEA]): MSGQSSVERPGGRARNACDLCRRKKIRCDNAQPSCEACTSVGVQCTFTEHPSLLRKSLRDQLLDAKARIRDLEAQLAVRDLSPDSSQRERNSSIERSENPWLSLFTVDHVPNTYSIDTSLATFQAEIAHCGVGEAGSTKRATFSSLVYRKTGAQVDLDHFLAQAAQSLRFRGLQSRTGSHRSLSPKWPPTPLIRYSINHYSQSGLYSIFPVANADALNRMIEEGVPDRQDDTVPAANLACLFAFTAMMSVMHRLSPEFVNAEPDAYIQAALGLVPRLLMERTTVRSLEAVVLIMTYVMPSGQIEPGQLLLSLATRMILTLGAHRMSIMSKLEGRHLRALFWFCYGADKNMLIRYNQPPHFIDADCDLQIPDNYVLSSSDNQFFSRPLSHNELLFPSDVRLSLLKSKVYHLLYSRHARAQPEARRLQYIRELDQELNDLKRTFPASCWPDLFATPSAPNYTFHDLSMRGVCLHLEFYFLLGKIHEASPCLESNNSISSWSILPSSVELFYQESRSILLYIRHVCDFLNWHTFWIYAQFLLTSVFSLFRCIISYPAASSNENDIQLLQSLVDMFAELDGKESENARGLFPPFYFTVCLIKRLVFLARQASNKACE, from the exons ATGAGCGGCCAATCTTCAGTCGAGCGCCCTGGTGGACGAGCTCGCAATGCTTGTGATCTGTGCCGCCGGAAGAAG ATTCGCTGTGACAACGCACAACCATCCTGTGAGGCATGTACTTCCGTAGGTGTGCAGTGCACATTTACCGAACACCCTAGCCTGCTGCGGAAAAGCCTCCGAGA TCAACTCCTCGATGCCAAAGCACGGATACGGGACCTGGAAGCCCAGCTGGCCGTCCGGGACCTCTCTCCCGATTCCAGCCAGAGAGAGCGAAATAGTTCTATCGAACGTTCAGAAAACCCATGGCTTTCCTTGTTCACTGTAGACCATGTCCCAAACACATACAGCATAGATACGTCGCTTGCAACATTTCAAGCAGAAATCGCCCATTGTGGAGTGGGAGAAGCTGGATCCACCAAAAGAGcgactttttcttccttagTCTACCGAAAAACAGGCGCCCAAGTCGATCTCGACCACTTTCTCGCCCAGGCTGCACAGTCGCTCAGATTTCGGGGCCTTCAGAGCAGGACAGGCTCACATCGCTCACTATCACCAAAGTGGCCTCCCACGCCTTTGATACGATACTCCATCAACCACTACTCCCAGAGTGGGTTATATTCCATTTTCCCGGTTGCGAACGCCGATGCCCTGAATCGAATGATTGAAGAGGGTGTACCAGACCGTCAAGATGACACCGTGCCTGCAGCGAACCTGGCCTGCCTATTTGCATTCACTGCAATGATGAGTGTAATGCATCGACTCAGCCCGGAGTTCGTCAATGCTGAACCAGATGCATATATTCAGGCAGCACTGGGCCTCGTGCCTAGGTTGTTGATGGAAAGGACCACGGTTAGAAGCTTGGAAGCTGTTGTGCTGATT ATGACCTATGTCATGCCAAGTGGGCAAATTGAACCCGGGCAACTCCTGCTATCCCTAGCTACCCGAATGATACTCACTCTTGGTGCGCACCGAATGTCCATAATGAGCAAGCTGGAAGGTAGACATCTCCGGGCCTTGTTCTGGTTCTGCTATGGAGCGGATAAGAACATGCTCATCCGATACAATCAACCACCACATTTCATCGATGCGGACTGCGACCTCCAAATACCGGACAATTACGTTTTGTCGTCGTCTGACAATCAATTTTTCTCAAGGCCTCTTTCACACAATGAGCTACTCTTTCCCTCTGATGTCCGACTTTCTCTGCTGAAGTCCAAAGTGTACCATCTTCTTTATTCCCGCCATGCTCGAGCTCAGCCAGAGGCCCGTCGCCTTCAGTATATCCGTGAGTTAGATCAAGAGCTCAATGATCTGAAACGCACATTTCCGGCTAGTTGCTGGCCGGATTTATTTGCCACACCGTCCGCCCCCAATTACACTTTCCATGACCTGAGTATGCGGGGAGTCTGTCTACACCTAGAATTTTACTTCTTATTAGGGAAGATTCATGAAGCGAGTCCTTGTCTTGAGAGCAACAATAGCATTTCCAGCTGGTCAATTCTTCCCTCCAGTGTCGAGCTGTTCTATCAGGAATCTCGGTCTATTCTCTTATACATACGTCATGTTTGTGATTTCCTGAACTGGCATACTTTCTG GATCTACGCCCAATTCTTGCTGACGAGCGTCTTCTCCCTTTTCAGATGTATTATCAGTTATCCTGCCGCGTCGTCAAATGAGAACGACATACAACTACTGCAGAGCTTAGTGGACATGTTCGCTGAATTAGATGGAAAGGAATCAGAAAATGCGAGGGGGCTGTTTCCTCCGTTTTACTTCACAGTCTGTCTGATCAAGAGACTTGTCTTCCTTGCCAGGCAG